Genomic segment of Desulfovermiculus halophilus DSM 18834:
CACCCTGGGGGGCTCCATGTCAGTGCGATGAAAAGGGGCTGGGACATAGATCCCGGGCAGGTCCCCCAGCTGGGCCAAGATCTCTGGTTTGGACTTTTGGTCTTCTTTGGCCTGGAGGACTATTCGGCTGATGTCACTGACCACCTCTTCCCCATCTCCAATCACAAACAGGTCAAAAAACGGAGCCACGGGCTCGGGATTGACACAGGCCCCGCCACCGGCGATCAGCAGGGGGTGGCCGGCGCTCCTTTCAGAGCTCCGAAAAGGGATGTGGGCCAGATCCAGCATATACAGCACAGTGGTATAGCACAGCTCATGGGTCAGGCTGAAGCCCAGGATGTCCAGCTCTGAAAGGGGGGTGTGAGATTCCAGGGTGGCCAGCGGGGATGTGCTGTCCCGCAGGATAGCGGCGGCCTCCGGAGAGGGCGCAAAAGCTCTTTCCGCCCAGATCCGGGGATCGGCATTCAGGATATGGTACAGGACCTTGAGCCCCAAATGGGACATCCCCACCTGATAGAGGTCGGGGAAGGCCAGGCCCCAGTGCAGGGCGATCCGGGCCGGATCCTTGTGAACGGCATTGTACTCAGTCCCTAGATAATGGCTGGGCCGGGGAAGACAAGGGAGCAGAGGGTGGTGGCGGCTGTGGTTCATGGATGAGTTCGGGCTGGCGGTCTTGCTCGATTGGGGTTGCGGGGAAGACTCTGAAGGGCAGACAATGGCGGAAGAAGCCGCAGCTGCCCTTCAAAGAGGAAGATCTGCTTCGAGAAGCATGTGCTGCAGATGCAGAAAGAAGGTGCGGATCAGCCCTTGAGCAGGTCTCCGATATTGCCCATGCCGCCGCCCTGTCCACCGCCGGACATTCCCTGCAGGTTGCGCAGGTCGTTGGCCGAGGAGATGGTCAGGTTGCTCGAGGCTTCAAAGTATTTGTTTTTCAGATCTTCCGGCAGGTTCTTGTAGACGTACATGACGTGCTTGAGGTCGATCTCTCCGCTTACCTCGGTATCAAAGGGATACCCGAAAGGGAGCAGAGCCATCTGCATCCCGCCCTGCTGGGTGGGGATGGTCTGCAGGATGGCCGGGTCCTTGATCTTCTGCTCTTGTTCATCCCATTTGCCTAAGACCATGTCTCCATTAATCAATTTCACAAGCTTGATATCGTAAGCCATAAACAGTCTCCTTCAAAAAATTTTGGTCTAAAGCAGAAACCTAGGCACTCCTGACCGGGCTGTCAAGCTCTGCACACCCAAGCCCTGCTTGCACAGGACCGGGCCTGAACGTATGCTCGCCTTGTCTTTGCAGGGCTCAGAACATGAGGAGGTGCAGGCGTGAACGGTTTGGACGTCGTTTTTGGCGTGGTCGTAGGGCTCGCCCTTTTGCGAGGGATCTGGCGGGGCCTGATCCGGGAGGTGAGCTCCCTGCTGGCCTTGGGGGCGGGACTGTTCGTCGTCGGCCGTTATGGACACGAGGTTGCGCTCTCTCTGCGGCAGATCGTGGACAATCCGCAAGTGGCCGCCGGTCTGAGTTATGTCGGCGTCTTTCTGGCCGCATTTGTCGCGGTGATCATTTTGGCTGGGGTGGTGCGCAAATTCATGCATGCTGTGCTCCTTGGCTGGCTGGACCGACTGGGCGGCGGGGTCCTGGGGACGGCCAAAGGGTTGCTCATCAGCTGCTTACTCCTTTTTGTCCTCACCCTTGTTGTTCCTCCCCGATCCGCATGGATTGCAGAGTCCAGGCTGGCTCCCTACCTGAATCTTGTGACCCAGAAAATGGTTATGTTCATACCTGAGGGCTTGAAGCAATCTTTTGCAGACAAGAGCAGAACACTGCATAGACTCTGGGATCTTGAAAAAGCACAAGGCACTGAACCCGATCGGATGAAGGAGAGCCCGCATGGCTGAGAATTCGCCGCAGGCTGTTCTGGAAGTCCTGGATGCCCTGTTGGGACCGAACGGTTGCCCGTGGGACAGGGAACAGACTCCGGAGAGTCTTGGAGACTATCTGTTGGAGGAGGCGTTTGAGCTGGTGGATGCTGTTCGCCGCGGTGAGGAGAAAGATATTGCTGAAGAGCTGGGTGATGTCTTTTTTCTGCTGTTTTTTCTGAGCCGTCTTTTGTCCTCCAGGGGGCAGATTCCCGGTCTGCAGGGCGTGTGGGAAGCCAATGCCCGGAAGATGGCCGACCGGCATCCACATGTGTTTGCCGATGCCAGGTGCACGACACGGGATGATCTGCACGCCACATGGGAAAGAATAAAGAAGAAGGAGAAGGGCAGCACGGATGGAACCGAGTACGTCAGGTCCTCAGTGGCCTCGATACCCGGATCCCTGCCTCCCCTGCTCAGGGCCTATCGGCTGCACGCCAAGGCGGCCAAGGCCGGCTTTACCTGGGATACTGATGCCGAGCAGCAAGCAGCGACGGGCAGGGAGTGGGAGGAGTTCAGGCAGGTGTTGGCCGAAGATGACCCCAAACGGAAAGAAGAGGAGTTCGGAGATCTCTTGTTTTCCCTGGTGGAGTTCGGCCGCAGGCAGGGCATCAAGGCCAACGCTGCCTTGCATTCGGCCAATCTCAAGTTTATCCGGCGGTTTGAGGCAATGCTCGACCTGGCCCGGCACAAGGGCCTGGACTGGTCGGGTCTCGGCATGGAAGAAAAAGATGCCCTGTGGGAGGAGGTGAAGAGAAGCGAATCCAGATCAGGGGTCAACAGATATTCAGGGGGATCTGGAGGGTGATCCGGTTGTTTCCGGATTCACTGTGGATGGAGAGCTTCGGGTTTTGGGAATCAACGTGGGAGATTGCGTACCAAAGCCAGACAATAAGCTTTTGGTCCCGGAAGTGATGATCGGCGAGAGTGGAGATGGAGGACGGCTCGAGCTCGACTGCTTTCTCTTCAAGCATCTGGGAGCCGTCGTTGATAAAATCAATGATCATGGTCTCCTTTGATGTTTTCAGCTCGACCTTGATCTGTCTGGCCTTGCGGGAAAAAAGGGCTTGATAGGAAAAGAGGATGAGGTAATCCAGGCAGTTGGTGAAATCTTCCCGGCTGCCGATGACCTGAGGGACATCCAAAACTGCATATTTGATGAACTGGTGTTCCGGACCCATGATTCCGGCCAGCCTGAGGTTGAAGGATTCAATGCATTGGGAAAGAACTGTATCTATATGCAGCTTTTCGTCTGCAGGACGAAGCAGATGAAGGCCGTTTCTCTTCTGCTTTTCAAGGAGAGGGAGAAAGTTTTCCGTGGAGTCCTTGAGTGATTTGGCCTTGCCCAAGGCGTCATCCGCGTTTTTGCGGATAGCATGGCGAGGTTCCCCTTCGGCCAGGCCTTGAACTGCGGATTGGAGATAAAATGCCATCACGTCCAGGTTGAAAATGATTTTCACCATGTCATGGTAGATGCCTTCCTTCAGCAAAGAGAACAGTATCCCGCAAGAGAGCTCATCATGAAAATACCGCAGAATGTTGTCCGGCAACGGGCTGTTGGGGATATGGGGGGCGTCTTTCTTGTGCTGCAAGGCGTCGTAGGCCAGGCACATGTAATGGAAGGGGAGGGAGAAGGCAGTTGATTCCAGAAAACGAATCCCTAGAGAGTAGCTGTCAGGCCTTTTCAGGCACCATTTGACAATTCCTTGATTGGTGACCGCCTCCCGCAGTTGGGGGACGTGAAAGCTGATATGCACATTTTCATATTCGTCCAAGGGACAAGGAACTTTGAGCATGATCCCGTGCATGCTGATGTTTCTCATCTGTCCGGACAAGGGTGTGCTGCCGTTGCGGACTGTTTTCAAAGACGCATGAAAAGGAAGCGGGAAGCGGGGTTCTGTTCGTTGGTCCCGATGCATATCTCTTCGACCCATGCTGGCTCCGATACGGCAGGTAAGATCGTGTATGGTCAATTGCAAGGCGCCTCGGAGTTGCGCAAAGGTATCCTTGCAAGAACAAAACCAAAATCGATCGAAGCGCGGCCTGCCCGGTTCACCTCTCTTCAGCCGAGTCCAATCCGTTCCAGTTGGCGATAATGTCCCAGGCCTGGTCGGCATCCTGCACATAGCGAAAGAGGTTCAGATCTGCCTCGGAGATGGTCCCCTCGTCCACAAGGGCTTGAAAGTCAATGATCCGCTTCCAGAACTCCGGGCCGAACAGAATGACCGGAATCGGTTTTATTTTATGCACCTGCAACAGGGTCAGGGTCTCAAAGATCTCGTCCAAGGTTCCAAACCCCCCGGGGAAGGCAACCAATCCCTTGGCCCGCATCAGAAAATGCATCTTCCGAGTCGCGAAGTAGTGGAATCGAAAGCATAAATCCGGTGTGATGTACGTGTTTGGAGCCTGTTCGTGGGGGAGGACGATATTGAGGCCTATGGATCTGGCCTGCACGTCATGTGCGCCCCGGTTGGCCGCCTCCATCACCCCGGGACCGCCGCCGGTGATGACCAGCATTTTGTCCTCAGGAGTTGACTGAGAGATCAGCTGTCCCAGCCTGCGGGCCTGATTGTAATACGGGCTGTTGCGCACAGCCGCCCGTGCGGCTTTGAGCTCCTGGAGCAGCTCTGGATTGTCCGGATCGCGATGCACCCTTTCTTGGGCCTGATGCAGGCGCTCCTCAGCCTGTTCCGGCTCTTGGATCCGGGAGCTGCCGAAAATAACCACTGTGGAGTGGATCTGGTAATCCTGAAGCATGAGTTCAGGCTTCAGGATTTCCAGCTGGATGCGGGTGGGACGCAGCTCGTCCCACAGCAGAAAGTCGTTGTCCTGAAAGGCCAGCTGATAGGACGGTGACTGGCACTGCGGAGTCTGTTCCGCCTGTTGACTGGCTCGTGCGGCTTCTACTGCCGAGGGGTATGGACCCTGACGGGCCTTGAAATGCATCGTGAGCTCTCCTGGATAGCTGGGGATGAAGGCTGGACCGGGGCCGGCACCCTTGTAACAAGTAGGGACGGCGCACTTTTCTCATCCACAGGTAGCGACGAAGAAGCGTAAATGATGAACGGCGGATTCTCAAGGGGGGAGAGGCAGGCCGGGAAAGAGATGGCTTATCGACACAAGACTCCACAAGCAGGGGCGAAGAATCGTAATTTTCCGGGGAATGGGGGCTACTTATAGGGGGGTGCGATGTCCAGGTCCTTCATCTTGTACAGCAGGGCCCGGTAGCTGATCTGCAGGATCTGGGACGCTCTCTTGCGGTTCCAGCCGGTTTCTTCCAGGACCTTTTCGATGACCACCTTTTCCACCCGGTGCACCGCCTGATCCCGGACTTCCTTCAGAGACGGAAAGACCTTGGAATTCAGGTTCTCCTGCAACACTTCCTCCGGGATGCGGTCTTCGTCCTCTTCCACCGGGGGCTGTTCTTCGGATGGGAATTTGTGGTCCAGGTTGGCCTGGATCCGTTCCGCGATTTCAGTGTAGTTTTCCAGGACGCTGAGCCGTTTGAGATAGTTTTCCAGCTCGCGGACATTGCCCGGCCAGTGGTATTCGTAAAACAGATCCATGAGCCGGGAGTTGAGATTGATCCGGGGCAGATTGTGCTGTTTTTCCATCTGAGTGCAAAAGAATTCAATCAGCTCCTGCAGGTCATCCTTGCGTTCCCGCAGGGGGGGGATGTGAATGGAAATGGTGCTTAGGCGGTAAAAGAGATCGTCCCGGAAATTACCATCGAGCATCTCCTGGTCCAGGTTCTGGTTGGTGGCTGCAATCACTCGTGCGCTGACCGCAACTTCCTTCATCCCGCCTATTCGGTAGTAGAACCTGTCCTGCAGGACCTGCAGGAGCTTAGCCTGCATGTAGATGGGGATCTCGCCGATCTCATCCAGGAAGATCGAGCCCTGGCCCGCCAGTTCGAACTTGCCGGCTTTGGCCCGGTCCGCTCCGGTAAAGGCCCCTTTTTCATGCCCGAACAGCTCAGATTCGATGAGTTCCGACGGAAGGGCGGCGCTGTTGACCTTGATAAAGGGAGCCGACTTCCGGGGAGAAAAGAAATGCAGGGATCTGGCCACAAGCTCTTTGCCCACCCCGCTTTCCCCGGTGATCAAAACATTGAGATCAACACCGGCCACTTTCCGGGTGATTGTGTTCACCTTTTGGATCGCCGGACTGCTGCCGATGATGACTGGCTGGGGAAAGCTCATACCAAGGCAATCCTTATTCCTCAGCGGCCAAAGCCTACGCATTGGGCTATGAGTCTGGGCAAAACGGGGGGATCAGATAACTCGACCCGCCGGAACCACTGGGCTTAACCCGGAAAAAAGTGGGTGGGTTGTTCCGGATACGAGTTCAGAGTGACCTTTTCCCGGCGCACGCGTGCATCTGTCAGGGACGTGCGCGGCGTGAATCCCGGATGGGGCGAAGAGACCGGTTGACGGCGCGACCCGCTGCGGAAATCACTAGGCAAAGAACATTTCGCCCGCTTCAGTGCTTATGGACCAGGCGTTCTATGGCCTGAGCCAGTTCTTTGAGCTCAAAAGGCTTGGAGAGCACGCACTGGACCTCTTCTTCAGAAGCAACCTTCTCCGGCGAGGACCCGTACCCGGTCATGCAGACGATTGGAATCTGCGAATCCAATTCCCGGGCAATATGCAGCAGCCCCAGGCCGCTCACGTATGGGACGCGGATATCCAGAAGCAACAGGTCGTAGTTTTGGAGCCGGATCTTGTCCATGCCGTCAAGGCCGTCCTCGGCCGTGAGGATCTCGTAGCCCAACTCGAGCAGGTATTCGGAGAGTACATCTCTGATTGCCTGATCGTCGTCAACGATCAGGATGGTCTTTTTCGGGTCCATGGACGTCCAGTCTTCGGGTGACAAAATATGGGCCGCAATCTGCTTCCACGCCCGTTCTGCAAAGGGGATCATGGGGGGCTCGCGCCCCGGTCCCGTATGGCCCGGATGCAGCGGGCACACATCTTAGCTTTGTGTCCCCATGTGAAAGTTCAGATACTCAAGACCATTTCTATCAACAATGTGCAGTTTAGGTCAACATATTTGCGTTCTGAACCTGATCGGGTTTCCTCGGCCATGCACATGCCGATGCGCCTGAGAAAGGCAAAACGACCCCAGTTAGGGGACGAGCTTGTGGACCCGTTCCTGGATCTGCTTTGCGGCCGGGGAGGAAAGTATGAAAGGAAATGCATTGTCCGAGGAGGTTCCGGCAGTTTCCCCGGAGTTATTTCCTGAAAGGGAAAAGAGCCGCAAATCGTGTGTGCTTTTCCCGTGCAGAGTGACTCGAAGTTGCGGGGCCCGCAGGTCCTCCTTGTCCTTATCTTCGATATACCTGGCGCAGCGAAGGCTGGAGAGCTGACGGATCAGGGAGTTGGCCGCCGTGGCGTTCACCGTTGTGTCCTGGGCAGTCACCCAGCGCACTTGGGTGGGACCCGGTTGGTCCTGGTTTTTATCCTTTGTTTTCCCCTGCTCCGAGGTGGTGTGCAGGCTGATGCCGGGATCCCCTGCCAGCTGGAGGTCGATCTTGTGGATCCTGTCCGGAGCAAAGGACAGGACCTGCTTGTCCTGCAGGGAAGAGGCATCGACATCCAGGGCGGAACGCAGGTTGGATTGGGTCAGGTAGACATTGGGATCGTCGGCCAGGCGTACGTATGTACCCTGGGAGGTGGAAGCCGTCTTGCCCACCTCAAACCGGCGCAGGATCCTGTCCTGCCGGTCCCGGGCGGTGACCCGGATGGCCTGATTCTGATCCAGCCCGTACCGCTCATAGTGCGTGCTTTGCGAGACCAGGGCCGAGAGCTGCAGATCGCCGACTGCACGCAGCATTCTTGTCACCCGTCCCCGGTGAGCAGGATACCCGCGGGGAGGCAGGGTCCATGAGCCCGCATCCTTGCGGAGGACAATTGTCTCCTGGTCCTGGCGCACAGTGATCTTGGAGATTTTGGACCCAGGCACCCGGTTGATTGTCGGCAGCTGGTAGTGGATCTGATCGGCCTTGTCCCGCCAGAGGAAAATGCCGAGTCCGGCGATTGCGAGAATAAGGATGAGGTACTGAGTCTTTCGAGTCATGATGGATACCTCTTGTTGTCCTCTCTACCCCCAAAGGATGCCCGTTTTACGCGGGCCTTGAGGCGAACATCTGCTTGATTTTCTGTTTTCGGCGAACGCGGCCGGCCCAGATCAGGAGGCCAAAGAGGATGACCGCACAGGGCAGGCCCACGATATTCACCGCTTTGACCGCAGTCCTGGTCCGGTTCGAGGTCTCCCGCAGCGGATTGAACTCCTGGATTTTACTCCGCAGGCTGGCCATTTCCTTTTGACCGTTCAGGGCGTCGATGAGGTTCATGATCAAAACCGAGTTGGGCCCCTGTTCGGATGTGTCCAGGATAGTGTCGGAAATCATGGACGAGGACCCGATGAGCAGGATCTTTCCTGGTTGACTCACGGTTCGTTTTTCGCCTTTGGCCTGCAGGGAAGGTGCAGCTTGTATTGTTGCGTTCTGGGCCTTTGCTGTCGACTGGGCCTTTGTCTTCCCCTTTTTCTGCCCTGATTTTTTCTGTTTGCTTTCCTGAACCGGAATCGGTTGGTGAGCAAAGTAGCTAGGAAACTTCCCGCTGACCAAGGCAGCCAGGGGATAGTTCTGCATCTTTTGAGCATCGGCAGGGGGCGTGATGGTCATGGGGTTCAGACTGGGGTTTGTGCTTTTAGTCCAGGATTTCCGGGAGGTTGAAAACAAGATCTTTCCGTGCAGCCCGTTGCTCTTCAGCCGCTCTGAATCCAGCCTGACCGGGGAGTTCTGAAAGGCCAGCAGGCCGTTGATGTTTCTGAGATAGGGCACATCGTGATTGATGTTGTGTTTTTCGATCATTGGGGCGAAGTAGATGGGCTGCTCCCCGCCGCCCCGTTCCCTGGGGAGCTTCTGTTGGTAACAGTTTTTGTCGTACACCATGGCTTGTTCCTGGTGCAGTCCGTAATGAGCCAAAAGCGTGTTCAGCCCAGTTGTATTCGGTACATGGTGCGGCGGCTGCCGGGGGCTCTGGCTGGCATTGATGAAGCTGTCCTTAAACACTGCCAGGTTTGTGCCCCGCATCAGGGCCTGATCGAGCTGATACAGCTCATGTTTGGAAAACTCCTGGCGTGCTCCGGCAATGATCAGGCAGTTCAGGCCTTCCGGGATACCCTGCTCCAGGGTCACTTCCCGCAGGCTGTAGTTTTTTGCCGCCAACTGCTGAAAGGCCTGCGCTGAGCCGCTGTTTGAGCCCTGGAAACGGCCCATGCGGTTTAAGGGCAGGGTGCCGTGGTCGGTGAGATAGCCCAGGGTCTGGTTGATCCCCAACAGGGACTTGAGATTCAGATTGATCAACTCCCGGATCTGTTCGGGAGGTGCAAGGCTGTACTGGGTGCCGACCAGAGGCAGCCGGGTCACGTTGAGAAGAGAAAGAGTCCGGTGCGAATCGCGGTGTTCAAGGACCAGTCCGATGACTCCGCTTCCGGCAGGGATATCCTGCTGCTCTATGGCCGGCCATTGCACCTCCTGCAGGTTGTAGGCGGCTCGGGCCTTTTCCAGCTGAGCACCGGTTTTGGGGGTCACGAGCTCAAACTTCAGCCGACCGTAGCTCTGGGCGTTGGCCTCCTGGATGATGGAGCGGACTTCATCGGGCAAACCGGGCAGGCTGTCCAGGCCGACCGCAGGGGCGATTTTTTCCAGCGAAGGGGACATGATCAGCTTGGCCCGCACTGGTGAGTCCAGGTTGAGCAGGGTGCTGACCTTGTTTTTCAATTTCTGGATGGAGGAGGTCAATGTGTATTCCAGGTCCTTGATGGAGCTGACGGCCGGGATGTGTTCCACCGCGTCTCCATGGATCAGAGCCGCACCCATATAGGCTTTTTTGTAGCTCAGGGAGTCTGCCTCCACGACCTGGACTTGAACCGGCTGGATGCCGTAGTTCTGAGCCGCCTCCTGCTTGGCTGTGTCTTCCGGGGAGATCTGAATCATCTCATAGTTGAAGTTCCCGGTTGCGTATTGGCTGTACTCCCGGAGCAGATCGCGCAGGTACTGCTTGTATGTGTTGTACGGGGGCGGCAGCTCCTGGCTGAAATAGGCCTTGACCGTCAATGGCTCGGCCAAAGAGGAGACCGCCTCCTTGCTCACCGGGGACAGGGAGTACATGTTGTCTTCGGTCAGGTCCCAGCGGACAAAGACGGACTGGGCGGCAATGTTGAGCAGGACAATTAGAACAAGGAAGAGACCGAAAGTGATATATCGATGGGTTCGACCCTGAAGCATGGTGGCTCCCTCCTTACTCTCTGGCGTGAATGGCGAGGGTGGTCAGGTACAGGCCGATGGCTATCACGCTGGCGAAATAGAGCACATCCCGGGTGTCGATCACCCCTTTGGCGATGTTTTGAAAATGATAGCTGACGGCCAGGTACTGAATCAGGTCCATGATGCCCGAAGGCACGAAGAACAGCATCTGGTTCATCAGGGTGAGCACAAAACAGCACAGGGCGCCCAGGATGTAGGCGATGATCTGGTTCCTGGTCAGGGCCGAGGTGAACAGGCCGATGGCTGCAAAAGAGGCCCCGAGGAGCAGGGACCCCACGTAGCCGCCGAGCACCGGTCCCGGGTCCAGATCTCCCAGCCAGGCCACGAAACCAACGTAGGCCAGGGTGGGCAGCAGCATGGCCCCCACCATGCATACAGCAGCCAGAAACTTGCTGAGAATGATCTGGACCGGGCTGATGGGCATGGTGCTCAGGATCTCATAGGAACCCACGTTGAACTCTTCGGCAAACAGGCGCATGGTCAAGGCCGGGATGACAAAGGCAAAGGTGATGGGCAAAAGGTTGAAGAAGGAGCGCAGGCTGGCCTGATCCTGGATAAAGAAGGTGCTGAAAAAGAACCATCCGGTGACCAGCAAAAATATGGCGATGACCATGTAGGCGATGGGGGAAACGAAATAGTCCTTGAATTCCTTATTCCAGGTGGAAGTAAATGCACTCATGCTACTGCTCCTGGGTCAGTTCTTGGAAGATGGTTTCCAGACTGC
This window contains:
- a CDS encoding TIGR00730 family Rossman fold protein, whose product is MHFKARQGPYPSAVEAARASQQAEQTPQCQSPSYQLAFQDNDFLLWDELRPTRIQLEILKPELMLQDYQIHSTVVIFGSSRIQEPEQAEERLHQAQERVHRDPDNPELLQELKAARAAVRNSPYYNQARRLGQLISQSTPEDKMLVITGGGPGVMEAANRGAHDVQARSIGLNIVLPHEQAPNTYITPDLCFRFHYFATRKMHFLMRAKGLVAFPGGFGTLDEIFETLTLLQVHKIKPIPVILFGPEFWKRIIDFQALVDEGTISEADLNLFRYVQDADQAWDIIANWNGLDSAEER
- a CDS encoding sigma-54 interaction domain-containing protein, producing the protein MSFPQPVIIGSSPAIQKVNTITRKVAGVDLNVLITGESGVGKELVARSLHFFSPRKSAPFIKVNSAALPSELIESELFGHEKGAFTGADRAKAGKFELAGQGSIFLDEIGEIPIYMQAKLLQVLQDRFYYRIGGMKEVAVSARVIAATNQNLDQEMLDGNFRDDLFYRLSTISIHIPPLRERKDDLQELIEFFCTQMEKQHNLPRINLNSRLMDLFYEYHWPGNVRELENYLKRLSVLENYTEIAERIQANLDHKFPSEEQPPVEEDEDRIPEEVLQENLNSKVFPSLKEVRDQAVHRVEKVVIEKVLEETGWNRKRASQILQISYRALLYKMKDLDIAPPYK
- a CDS encoding ABC transporter permease, producing MSAFTSTWNKEFKDYFVSPIAYMVIAIFLLVTGWFFFSTFFIQDQASLRSFFNLLPITFAFVIPALTMRLFAEEFNVGSYEILSTMPISPVQIILSKFLAAVCMVGAMLLPTLAYVGFVAWLGDLDPGPVLGGYVGSLLLGASFAAIGLFTSALTRNQIIAYILGALCCFVLTLMNQMLFFVPSGIMDLIQYLAVSYHFQNIAKGVIDTRDVLYFASVIAIGLYLTTLAIHARE
- the mazG gene encoding nucleoside triphosphate pyrophosphohydrolase; this encodes MAENSPQAVLEVLDALLGPNGCPWDREQTPESLGDYLLEEAFELVDAVRRGEEKDIAEELGDVFFLLFFLSRLLSSRGQIPGLQGVWEANARKMADRHPHVFADARCTTRDDLHATWERIKKKEKGSTDGTEYVRSSVASIPGSLPPLLRAYRLHAKAAKAGFTWDTDAEQQAATGREWEEFRQVLAEDDPKRKEEEFGDLLFSLVEFGRRQGIKANAALHSANLKFIRRFEAMLDLARHKGLDWSGLGMEEKDALWEEVKRSESRSGVNRYSGGSGG
- a CDS encoding GldG family protein; the encoded protein is MLQGRTHRYITFGLFLVLIVLLNIAAQSVFVRWDLTEDNMYSLSPVSKEAVSSLAEPLTVKAYFSQELPPPYNTYKQYLRDLLREYSQYATGNFNYEMIQISPEDTAKQEAAQNYGIQPVQVQVVEADSLSYKKAYMGAALIHGDAVEHIPAVSSIKDLEYTLTSSIQKLKNKVSTLLNLDSPVRAKLIMSPSLEKIAPAVGLDSLPGLPDEVRSIIQEANAQSYGRLKFELVTPKTGAQLEKARAAYNLQEVQWPAIEQQDIPAGSGVIGLVLEHRDSHRTLSLLNVTRLPLVGTQYSLAPPEQIRELINLNLKSLLGINQTLGYLTDHGTLPLNRMGRFQGSNSGSAQAFQQLAAKNYSLREVTLEQGIPEGLNCLIIAGARQEFSKHELYQLDQALMRGTNLAVFKDSFINASQSPRQPPHHVPNTTGLNTLLAHYGLHQEQAMVYDKNCYQQKLPRERGGGEQPIYFAPMIEKHNINHDVPYLRNINGLLAFQNSPVRLDSERLKSNGLHGKILFSTSRKSWTKSTNPSLNPMTITPPADAQKMQNYPLAALVSGKFPSYFAHQPIPVQESKQKKSGQKKGKTKAQSTAKAQNATIQAAPSLQAKGEKRTVSQPGKILLIGSSSMISDTILDTSEQGPNSVLIMNLIDALNGQKEMASLRSKIQEFNPLRETSNRTRTAVKAVNIVGLPCAVILFGLLIWAGRVRRKQKIKQMFASRPA
- a CDS encoding response regulator translates to MIPFAERAWKQIAAHILSPEDWTSMDPKKTILIVDDDQAIRDVLSEYLLELGYEILTAEDGLDGMDKIRLQNYDLLLLDIRVPYVSGLGLLHIARELDSQIPIVCMTGYGSSPEKVASEEEVQCVLSKPFELKELAQAIERLVHKH
- a CDS encoding CvpA family protein, which encodes MNGLDVVFGVVVGLALLRGIWRGLIREVSSLLALGAGLFVVGRYGHEVALSLRQIVDNPQVAAGLSYVGVFLAAFVAVIILAGVVRKFMHAVLLGWLDRLGGGVLGTAKGLLISCLLLFVLTLVVPPRSAWIAESRLAPYLNLVTQKMVMFIPEGLKQSFADKSRTLHRLWDLEKAQGTEPDRMKESPHG
- a CDS encoding DUF4340 domain-containing protein gives rise to the protein MTRKTQYLILILAIAGLGIFLWRDKADQIHYQLPTINRVPGSKISKITVRQDQETIVLRKDAGSWTLPPRGYPAHRGRVTRMLRAVGDLQLSALVSQSTHYERYGLDQNQAIRVTARDRQDRILRRFEVGKTASTSQGTYVRLADDPNVYLTQSNLRSALDVDASSLQDKQVLSFAPDRIHKIDLQLAGDPGISLHTTSEQGKTKDKNQDQPGPTQVRWVTAQDTTVNATAANSLIRQLSSLRCARYIEDKDKEDLRAPQLRVTLHGKSTHDLRLFSLSGNNSGETAGTSSDNAFPFILSSPAAKQIQERVHKLVP
- a CDS encoding PilZ domain-containing protein, with amino-acid sequence MCRMPTRPGTLSPTGTDWTRLKRGEPGRPRFDRFWFCSCKDTFAQLRGALQLTIHDLTCRIGASMGRRDMHRDQRTEPRFPLPFHASLKTVRNGSTPLSGQMRNISMHGIMLKVPCPLDEYENVHISFHVPQLREAVTNQGIVKWCLKRPDSYSLGIRFLESTAFSLPFHYMCLAYDALQHKKDAPHIPNSPLPDNILRYFHDELSCGILFSLLKEGIYHDMVKIIFNLDVMAFYLQSAVQGLAEGEPRHAIRKNADDALGKAKSLKDSTENFLPLLEKQKRNGLHLLRPADEKLHIDTVLSQCIESFNLRLAGIMGPEHQFIKYAVLDVPQVIGSREDFTNCLDYLILFSYQALFSRKARQIKVELKTSKETMIIDFINDGSQMLEEKAVELEPSSISTLADHHFRDQKLIVWLWYAISHVDSQNPKLSIHSESGNNRITLQIPLNIC